From Methanobacterium bryantii, a single genomic window includes:
- a CDS encoding DUF365 domain-containing protein: protein MKILAVSHPIPTEYAERIYNEGKTVFVSKSYLGKVSKGDKFIIYESYGAKAYTGWANIKSIGKQKTNTISKKYGRKLMITKDELNEYAKGRAEMNVIEFENFEKFKKPVKPSRFVTVAGKYIYEDEFKTISRNKG, encoded by the coding sequence ATGAAAATATTAGCTGTATCACATCCAATACCAACAGAATATGCTGAAAGAATATATAATGAAGGAAAAACAGTGTTTGTTAGTAAATCATATCTTGGTAAAGTCTCTAAAGGAGATAAATTTATAATTTATGAGTCTTATGGAGCTAAAGCTTATACTGGTTGGGCAAATATTAAATCTATTGGTAAACAAAAGACAAACACTATTTCTAAAAAATATGGTAGAAAATTGATGATTACTAAAGATGAACTCAACGAATATGCAAAAGGAAGAGCTGAAATGAACGTTATTGAGTTTGAGAATTTTGAAAAGTTCAAAAAACCAGTTAAACCATCAAGATTTGTCACTGTAGCAGGAAAATATATCTATGAGGATGAATTTAAAACTATTAGTCGTAACAAAGGTTAA
- a CDS encoding Eco57I restriction-modification methylase domain-containing protein codes for MDIEFKKILKKQIIEINSAEGIFELFKTLKYPEEKMFDVTYKREITDFNFKKEDSERINGIYSILNFDENLPVFLLETCSLAPSFVRSVAHKFDNQYLRFLIILVNEEYSEMIFVLPDREKVEKGKYRLKITKLVINKDDIKERKEHYTVIDTLSKIMYEGESNWREIWRKWRESFNVEKVTEAFFEDYKNIFFKLRKSIQSSLVSPKGAHEYTLQFLNRVMFIYFISKKGWLKYPKFMHWFWRSYKEQNNFGSNEFHVKWLNQVFFKGFNNRSYDVKELPQDIKDVIISFPYLNGGLFKENKIDTCPVKIKDEVFQKIFEFFEKYNFTIKEDMPFESEVAVDPQMIGYVYETLASLSSKDVDIYTESEKKEDAESRRKWGIFYTPIIEVDFMCRRSLVDYLANYLPNLPKYHVYHFVFDAPGEFDKTEKYLTKEEWWDQIEDTLDNLSVVDPACGSGAFLVGMMNVLGELYGKVYKYTDTSLDDYQMKYRIIQRSLYGVDVMKWAVHAAELRLWLQLIIETNISGEELRRSPLLPNLNLNLRVGDSLVQEIGGMNFNLRSNDIDPALKKKLEELKHEKAQYFENPQRAKYKSIEAFHKQELKLFNSIIDSRIKIIQEGIESKDSRSKSKQVTLGAKTTIKAKNFDDKSNKKILAEIKENKTQVQNLRKMKKALKDSKNKPFVWEIDFAEIFGDKNGFDIVIGNPPYIRQEKIAPPQKNKTDISLKDKREYKDKLIDSVKSQFPVIKKLDKRSDYYIYFYFHGLSLLNKKGVFCFITSNSWLDVGYGKDLQEFLLKYVPIKAIYDNPKRSFVHADVNTIIALLGSPKFDKKSDKNSLREKENVDWLMLNNIAKFVMFKKPFEQVVHSENLIEIENIEASRGHEISELINNVIKTPNYRVFPVIQEDLLIEGWQYPKKYDKHKGKFKSGYYGGNIWGGKYLRAPDVFYTILERSKANLVKLCDVGDVKFGIKTGANEFFYFPSKYFDLEETKDYYSLIPKKDGPSGDFKIEKDYLKPVIKSPREFKSILLNKDDVKYKLLFCKENKTDKNSELNKYIEWGEMKGFNNRPTCSSRDIWYSSIELRSKYIIRSTFNEDFSIIYNEPRLLIDKVMYGIEPLENDELLELGSFLNSTIFSLFINLFGQMGLGQGALFITVERAKELPVISPLLNKEKMNKSFLKLMERKTNSILKECGFNPEKPIREQEPNPLPDRAELDDIIFDELELTAEERKEVYWSVCELVKQRIDKAKSLKV; via the coding sequence TTGGATATAGAATTCAAAAAAATATTAAAAAAGCAAATAATTGAAATTAATTCCGCTGAGGGCATATTTGAACTGTTTAAGACTTTAAAATATCCTGAAGAAAAAATGTTTGATGTCACTTATAAAAGAGAAATTACTGATTTTAATTTTAAAAAAGAAGATTCAGAGCGAATAAATGGAATATACTCTATTTTAAATTTTGATGAAAATCTACCTGTTTTTCTTCTTGAAACCTGTTCATTAGCTCCTTCTTTTGTTCGATCAGTTGCCCACAAATTTGATAACCAATATTTACGCTTTTTAATAATATTGGTGAATGAAGAGTATTCTGAGATGATTTTTGTACTTCCTGATAGGGAAAAAGTAGAGAAAGGTAAATATCGCCTTAAAATAACTAAATTAGTCATTAATAAGGATGATATTAAAGAAAGAAAGGAACATTACACTGTAATTGATACTCTTTCTAAGATTATGTATGAGGGTGAATCTAATTGGCGTGAGATCTGGCGCAAATGGAGAGAATCATTCAACGTAGAGAAAGTAACTGAAGCATTTTTCGAAGATTACAAAAATATCTTTTTTAAGTTGCGAAAATCGATTCAGAGCTCTTTAGTATCTCCAAAAGGCGCTCATGAATATACCTTACAGTTTTTAAATAGAGTAATGTTTATATATTTTATTTCAAAGAAAGGATGGCTTAAATATCCTAAATTTATGCATTGGTTCTGGAGATCTTATAAAGAACAAAATAACTTTGGTTCTAATGAATTTCATGTAAAATGGTTAAATCAGGTATTTTTCAAAGGATTTAATAATAGAAGTTATGATGTTAAAGAATTACCTCAAGATATAAAAGATGTAATAATCTCTTTTCCATACTTAAATGGGGGATTATTCAAAGAAAATAAGATTGATACATGTCCTGTAAAAATAAAGGATGAAGTGTTTCAGAAAATCTTTGAATTCTTTGAAAAATATAATTTTACAATAAAAGAAGATATGCCTTTTGAATCAGAAGTTGCTGTGGATCCTCAGATGATTGGATATGTTTATGAAACTTTGGCAAGCCTCAGTAGTAAAGATGTGGATATTTACACCGAAAGTGAGAAAAAAGAAGATGCCGAAAGCCGTAGGAAATGGGGAATATTTTACACGCCTATTATTGAAGTAGATTTTATGTGTAGAAGGTCTTTAGTTGACTATTTGGCCAATTATCTCCCTAATTTACCTAAATATCATGTTTATCATTTTGTTTTTGATGCTCCTGGTGAATTTGATAAAACTGAAAAATATCTAACCAAAGAAGAATGGTGGGATCAAATAGAAGATACACTAGATAATTTATCTGTTGTGGATCCTGCATGTGGTTCTGGAGCATTTTTGGTCGGAATGATGAATGTTCTCGGTGAACTTTATGGAAAAGTCTATAAATATACTGATACCAGCTTAGATGACTACCAGATGAAATATAGGATAATTCAGCGCTCATTATATGGTGTAGATGTAATGAAATGGGCAGTTCACGCTGCCGAGTTAAGATTATGGTTACAATTAATCATTGAAACCAATATTAGTGGAGAAGAATTAAGAAGATCGCCGTTGCTTCCTAATTTAAATCTTAATCTTAGAGTAGGGGATTCATTGGTCCAGGAAATTGGTGGAATGAATTTTAATCTTAGGAGTAATGATATTGATCCTGCATTAAAGAAAAAACTTGAGGAACTAAAACATGAAAAAGCCCAATATTTTGAGAATCCTCAAAGAGCCAAATATAAAAGTATTGAAGCTTTTCATAAACAGGAATTAAAATTGTTTAATTCGATAATTGATTCCAGAATTAAGATCATTCAGGAAGGGATTGAGTCAAAAGACAGTCGTTCTAAATCAAAACAAGTAACTTTAGGAGCTAAAACAACTATAAAGGCCAAAAATTTTGATGATAAATCGAACAAGAAAATTTTGGCGGAAATAAAGGAAAATAAAACCCAAGTTCAAAATTTAAGGAAAATGAAAAAGGCTTTAAAAGATTCTAAAAATAAACCTTTTGTTTGGGAAATTGATTTTGCAGAAATATTTGGAGATAAGAATGGTTTTGATATAGTTATTGGTAATCCTCCTTATATACGGCAAGAAAAGATAGCTCCTCCTCAAAAAAATAAAACAGATATTTCTTTAAAGGATAAAAGAGAATATAAAGATAAATTGATAGATTCTGTGAAAAGTCAATTCCCTGTAATAAAAAAGCTTGATAAACGAAGCGATTATTATATTTATTTTTACTTCCATGGATTAAGTCTACTTAATAAAAAAGGTGTTTTCTGTTTTATTACGTCTAATTCATGGTTAGATGTTGGATATGGTAAGGATCTACAAGAATTCCTTTTGAAATATGTGCCAATTAAAGCAATTTATGACAATCCTAAACGAAGTTTTGTTCATGCGGATGTAAATACTATTATTGCACTCTTAGGATCTCCTAAATTTGATAAAAAATCAGATAAAAATTCATTGCGAGAAAAAGAAAACGTAGACTGGCTCATGTTAAATAATATTGCAAAATTTGTGATGTTTAAGAAACCGTTTGAACAAGTTGTTCACTCTGAAAATCTGATAGAAATAGAAAATATTGAAGCTTCAAGAGGTCATGAAATCAGTGAACTAATAAATAATGTTATCAAAACACCAAATTATAGAGTATTCCCTGTAATTCAGGAAGATTTACTTATAGAAGGATGGCAATATCCAAAAAAATATGATAAACATAAAGGAAAATTTAAGTCAGGATATTATGGTGGTAACATCTGGGGCGGAAAATATTTAAGAGCTCCTGATGTTTTTTATACAATTTTAGAAAGATCAAAAGCAAATTTAGTTAAATTATGTGACGTGGGAGATGTTAAGTTTGGAATAAAGACTGGTGCTAATGAATTTTTTTACTTTCCAAGTAAGTATTTTGATTTAGAGGAAACAAAAGATTATTATAGCTTGATTCCTAAAAAGGATGGTCCATCTGGCGATTTTAAAATTGAAAAAGATTATTTAAAACCTGTAATTAAAAGTCCAAGGGAATTTAAGTCTATCCTGCTGAATAAGGATGATGTTAAATATAAACTTCTATTTTGTAAAGAAAATAAGACTGATAAAAACTCTGAATTAAATAAATATATTGAATGGGGTGAAATGAAGGGTTTTAATAATAGACCTACTTGTAGTTCTAGGGATATTTGGTATTCATCTATAGAATTAAGGTCAAAATATATAATTAGATCAACTTTTAATGAAGATTTTTCAATTATTTACAATGAACCAAGGTTACTAATTGATAAAGTGATGTATGGTATAGAACCTTTGGAAAATGATGAATTGTTAGAATTAGGTTCTTTCTTAAATTCTACGATATTTAGTTTATTTATAAACTTATTTGGGCAAATGGGTCTTGGACAAGGAGCTCTATTTATTACTGTTGAACGCGCCAAAGAACTTCCAGTTATTTCCCCATTATTGAACAAAGAAAAAATGAACAAAAGCTTTTTAAAGTTGATGGAAAGAAAAACGAATTCTATTCTCAAAGAATGTGGTTTTAATCCTGAAAAACCTATAAGAGAACAAGAACCAAATCCTTTACCCGATAGGGCAGAACTTGATGATATTATATTTGATGAACTTGAACTTACAGCTGAAGAACGCAAAGAAGTATACTGGAGTGTGTGTGAACTAGTTAAACAGAGAATTGATAAAGCTAAAAGTCTAAAGGTGTGA
- a CDS encoding DUF2357 domain-containing protein, with protein sequence MVDQKVSIPIQDEYDVDLGILTIIAEIKCIDVDFVSFNRKGISFENIPLVERPDNQTPIQYYSGNDINLSNILLLEETRYQLVFEASEKIKNCSNLELLPTLRKDQHNNFIFEPWKIPLFDKEKYRAGGNLNFHSYAGKSFFDVKINDTQSISYPFEVRSKKIGYYEQYPAMIGDLSKAASGILFETDAPLSQDFKFSERIKETYYEDFMFLEYLFLPENLPLAYEYILRNMYSRLEKYMETVPATFASNIGPLEIIDIISRPDNLYKSKNPPKNWPSNMKSYVPDTIIQKFHQETIDTPENRLLKYFIELLDKLIHDMIEHFSEEDGYIRDKLFKYREIVQDYLSDRWTHEVGELQYIPLNSQVIQKREGYRDIFKYYINFEFAFRLEWEEVEENIKGYERKLSELYEYWCYFKLINVMGKISGKKIRYSDIYEVNKNKWSIKVNRGVKSVQLFNFEFEGQLLHVKLMYNRLFSQNTLYRAYSLPFKPDYTIQIDFDNETYFVHFDAKYRSEGTVLDFYEKIGSQNIILEENEVETRDTEEQIYKKYKYGDLYKMHTYKDAILKTEGAYVFYPGDLKEIFYVDPEEPIPSVGAFPLTPGKNGLEEDELISFIKAVLRNIIEKRELSAICLN encoded by the coding sequence ATGGTGGATCAAAAAGTTTCGATACCAATTCAAGATGAATATGATGTGGATTTGGGTATTTTAACAATTATTGCTGAAATAAAATGCATAGATGTGGATTTTGTTTCTTTTAATAGAAAGGGTATTTCATTTGAAAATATTCCTTTAGTAGAAAGGCCCGATAACCAAACACCAATTCAATATTATTCTGGAAATGATATTAACTTATCAAATATCCTGCTCCTTGAAGAAACCAGATATCAATTGGTTTTTGAAGCATCTGAAAAAATCAAAAATTGTTCTAATTTAGAGTTGTTACCTACTCTTAGGAAAGATCAACATAATAATTTTATATTTGAGCCTTGGAAGATACCATTATTTGATAAAGAAAAATATAGAGCTGGAGGAAACCTAAATTTTCATAGCTATGCAGGTAAATCTTTTTTTGATGTAAAAATCAATGATACTCAATCCATTTCTTATCCTTTTGAAGTGCGTTCCAAGAAAATAGGTTATTATGAACAATATCCTGCGATGATTGGAGATCTTTCTAAGGCTGCATCTGGGATATTGTTTGAAACAGACGCACCTTTATCTCAAGATTTTAAATTCAGCGAAAGGATCAAAGAGACATATTATGAGGATTTCATGTTTCTTGAGTATTTATTCCTCCCTGAAAATCTTCCTTTAGCATATGAATATATTTTACGGAACATGTATTCTAGACTTGAAAAATATATGGAAACTGTTCCAGCTACTTTTGCTTCTAATATTGGACCTTTAGAGATAATTGATATCATATCTCGGCCTGATAATTTGTATAAGTCAAAAAATCCACCTAAAAATTGGCCTTCTAATATGAAAAGCTATGTTCCTGACACCATTATACAGAAATTTCATCAAGAAACTATTGACACGCCTGAAAATCGTCTTTTAAAGTATTTTATTGAATTACTTGATAAATTGATTCACGATATGATAGAACATTTCAGTGAAGAAGATGGTTATATCAGAGATAAACTTTTTAAATATCGTGAAATTGTACAGGATTATCTTTCTGATCGATGGACACATGAAGTGGGCGAATTACAGTATATCCCTCTTAATTCGCAGGTTATCCAAAAAAGAGAGGGATACCGAGATATTTTCAAATATTATATCAATTTTGAGTTTGCTTTTAGACTTGAATGGGAAGAAGTAGAAGAAAATATCAAAGGATACGAACGTAAATTAAGCGAATTATATGAATATTGGTGTTATTTCAAATTAATCAATGTTATGGGTAAAATTAGTGGGAAAAAAATTAGGTACAGTGATATTTACGAAGTTAATAAAAATAAATGGTCAATTAAAGTTAATAGGGGCGTAAAATCAGTTCAATTATTTAATTTTGAGTTTGAAGGACAGTTATTACATGTTAAACTTATGTATAATCGTCTTTTCTCACAAAATACTTTGTATCGAGCTTATTCTCTTCCATTTAAACCGGATTATACAATACAAATTGATTTTGATAATGAAACCTATTTTGTACATTTTGATGCTAAATATCGGTCTGAAGGTACTGTTTTAGATTTCTATGAAAAAATAGGTTCTCAAAATATTATACTTGAAGAGAATGAAGTTGAAACTAGAGATACTGAAGAGCAAATCTATAAAAAGTATAAATATGGTGATTTATACAAGATGCATACTTATAAAGATGCTATTTTGAAAACTGAAGGTGCTTATGTTTTTTATCCGGGGGACTTGAAAGAAATATTTTATGTTGATCCTGAGGAACCAATACCTTCTGTAGGTGCGTTCCCGTTAACTCCTGGAAAGAATGGGTTAGAAGAAGATGAGTTAATTTCATTTATTAAAGCTGTTTTGAGGAATATAATTGAAAAAAGGGAATTAAGTGCTATTTGTTTAAATTAA
- a CDS encoding DUF1802 family protein, with amino-acid sequence METITKCLNEWNATIEALGQGKQTILIRKYRTNVGKFLLYPTVSYALKDNYLESFRNEYQPFAEKNALPKKDNRKTEVKYFATVEKVIERSSQRIGSLKEYHIWTNEHVKSYLDNQKAYIWILRVYKLKEPVMSERTMAKVYSNLLEEVSLGGIEPVLNGGEFSKIVQEIK; translated from the coding sequence ATGGAGACAATTACTAAATGCCTCAATGAATGGAATGCAACAATAGAAGCGTTAGGACAGGGTAAACAGACTATTTTAATAAGAAAATACAGAACAAACGTCGGTAAATTTCTTTTATATCCAACGGTTAGTTATGCTCTCAAAGATAATTATTTGGAAAGTTTTAGAAATGAATACCAACCTTTTGCTGAGAAAAATGCTCTTCCAAAGAAAGATAATCGTAAAACAGAAGTTAAATATTTTGCAACAGTTGAAAAAGTAATTGAAAGATCATCTCAAAGAATTGGATCTTTAAAAGAGTACCATATTTGGACGAATGAACATGTTAAATCATATCTGGATAATCAAAAGGCTTATATCTGGATTTTAAGAGTCTACAAATTGAAAGAACCAGTAATGTCTGAAAGAACTATGGCAAAAGTGTATTCAAATTTACTTGAAGAGGTATCTCTCGGTGGTATTGAACCCGTTTTAAATGGTGGGGAATTCTCAAAAATTGTTCAGGAAATAAAGTAA
- a CDS encoding helicase-related protein: MLRSEIIDNSSENNLLTFLRDSLKDNYNTKFDIATAFFEIKAYGLIKDELDGVEKFRLLLGKMPEMRTNSTLGDILKEDVMKEIKGMDLSKENDDIGSAFINFLERDNVEIRLFEDFLHAKTYIFEDRVIIGSSNFTVPGLTRFGELNKWGMKSEADHIRKEWFEKFWTHSRDFKQELLALIEESRFGSREYTPYEIFIKTLYEFQKDDIQAQEFIEDKGNSLVNLAEFQEDAIYRVLSRLDKYGGVIVADSVGLGKTHIALKVIEHFHIQQRKNRPLIICPAQIRDLVWRKELKDKVLPEYIISQEEIGSQNFLDKVKESVGGNLGEIELIVVDESHNFRNPMSNRWEHLFQLINDHITPASGKKPKILFLTATPINNGAWDLYWQIMLLLSMDRTAFIKENIPDLFEFFKQAENSPNLLNDLLNEISIRRTRDYILKNYPNAYIGNDKSNKITFPERKLENINYQLDKTYNGMYNEIADIISNKLTMAYYKMLEYRIGGIETEEERLQLGRMISVGGIFRTILLKRLESSVNAFKISINRQISFLEYLKKCIENGKIINKTEFSKILKNFECLSSDDVDEYFSSGEQLDNLELTDFNKDNYAYDDLMKDLDTDIGLFRSILNKVNTIGPEDDSKLEVLKEKLLELSKEGQIILFAYYADTLDYIYEEIIKDPRFKELTIEAVSSSGKTSRSGNQRVKLVNRFTGGKIDILLSTDVLSEGQNLQSAKFLINYDLHWNPTRMIQRAGRIDRIGSPYKKIYICNFFPEQELEELLNLLKILKNKINNINDSLGLDGSVLGEKINTKVFGIIRAIKDKDKSVFEELEDESFAGGEKFYQPLKDFMKEKSQEELQKIPYGVYSGLKDGEFAGIFFYYKYGDDFHYWYLYDLNKEVFLTNKSQIFDFVSCDFNEKRWVPDFFDKVYEINEYILGDIEKTYKSIELKTKESLMQAWSSSMSTKFLKSMLDAIGWEVEEYLNEYPADNEIQNSWDKVQEQIVYIPHTKKGLQKLRKIWKEYKNHYDWKKTLMELDEYVESKSALDKNTLEPFDKSKLQLITIDYIS, from the coding sequence ATGCTTCGAAGTGAAATAATTGATAATAGTTCTGAAAATAATCTTTTAACCTTTTTAAGAGACTCTCTTAAAGATAATTATAATACTAAATTTGACATTGCCACAGCTTTTTTTGAAATAAAAGCCTATGGGTTAATCAAAGATGAGCTTGATGGTGTGGAAAAGTTTAGGTTGCTGTTAGGAAAGATGCCTGAAATGAGAACTAATTCTACGTTAGGAGATATTCTTAAAGAAGATGTGATGAAAGAAATTAAGGGTATGGATTTGTCCAAAGAAAATGATGATATTGGGTCTGCTTTTATTAACTTTTTAGAAAGAGATAATGTTGAAATAAGGCTATTTGAAGATTTCCTTCATGCTAAAACATATATTTTTGAAGATAGAGTTATAATTGGATCTTCTAATTTCACAGTTCCAGGACTTACCAGATTTGGTGAACTTAATAAATGGGGTATGAAATCAGAGGCAGATCATATTCGAAAAGAATGGTTTGAAAAATTTTGGACCCATTCACGAGATTTTAAACAAGAATTATTGGCTTTAATTGAAGAATCACGCTTTGGAAGCAGAGAATACACTCCTTATGAAATATTTATTAAAACTCTTTATGAATTCCAAAAAGATGATATTCAGGCCCAAGAATTTATTGAAGATAAAGGGAATAGTTTAGTCAATCTAGCCGAATTTCAAGAAGATGCTATTTATAGGGTTCTCTCTCGTTTAGATAAATATGGGGGGGTTATTGTTGCAGACTCTGTTGGCCTTGGAAAAACTCATATTGCTCTAAAAGTTATTGAACACTTCCACATTCAACAAAGGAAAAATAGGCCATTAATAATATGTCCTGCGCAAATTAGAGACTTGGTCTGGAGAAAAGAATTAAAAGATAAAGTTTTACCTGAATATATTATTTCCCAAGAAGAAATAGGTTCTCAAAACTTTTTAGATAAAGTAAAAGAATCAGTTGGGGGTAATCTTGGAGAAATAGAGTTAATAGTGGTTGATGAAAGTCATAATTTCCGAAATCCTATGTCTAATCGGTGGGAGCATTTATTCCAACTGATAAATGATCATATTACACCCGCATCCGGTAAGAAACCTAAAATTTTATTTTTAACCGCAACTCCGATTAATAATGGTGCCTGGGACCTTTACTGGCAGATAATGCTTCTTTTATCTATGGATCGAACTGCATTCATTAAAGAAAATATTCCGGATTTATTTGAATTCTTTAAACAGGCTGAAAATAGTCCAAATTTACTTAATGATCTTTTAAATGAGATTTCAATAAGGAGAACTAGAGATTATATTTTAAAAAATTACCCTAATGCTTATATTGGTAATGATAAATCAAACAAGATTACATTCCCTGAAAGAAAACTTGAAAACATCAATTACCAACTGGATAAGACATATAATGGAATGTATAATGAAATTGCTGATATAATTAGTAATAAGCTCACCATGGCTTATTATAAAATGCTTGAATATAGAATTGGTGGAATCGAAACCGAAGAGGAAAGATTACAGTTAGGACGTATGATATCTGTTGGTGGTATTTTCAGAACCATTCTTTTAAAACGATTGGAAAGCAGTGTAAATGCTTTTAAAATAAGTATAAATAGACAAATTTCGTTTTTGGAATACTTAAAAAAATGTATTGAAAACGGAAAAATCATTAATAAAACAGAATTTAGTAAAATTTTAAAGAACTTCGAATGTTTATCTAGTGATGATGTGGATGAGTACTTCTCAAGTGGAGAACAGTTAGATAATCTAGAGCTAACAGACTTCAATAAAGATAATTATGCTTATGATGATTTAATGAAAGATCTGGATACTGATATTGGATTATTCAGGTCTATATTAAATAAGGTGAACACTATTGGGCCGGAAGACGATTCAAAATTAGAAGTATTAAAGGAAAAGCTATTAGAGTTATCTAAAGAAGGTCAAATCATTCTTTTTGCTTATTATGCTGACACATTAGATTATATTTATGAAGAAATTATTAAAGATCCTAGATTTAAAGAATTAACTATTGAAGCAGTCTCCAGTTCAGGAAAAACGTCAAGGAGCGGAAATCAAAGAGTAAAACTTGTTAATAGATTCACTGGGGGTAAAATAGATATTTTATTGAGCACTGATGTGCTTTCTGAGGGGCAAAACCTTCAATCAGCAAAATTTTTAATTAATTATGATTTACATTGGAATCCTACTAGAATGATTCAACGAGCAGGTAGGATTGATCGTATTGGATCACCTTATAAAAAGATTTATATCTGCAACTTTTTCCCAGAACAAGAGTTAGAAGAGCTTTTGAATTTACTTAAAATTCTTAAGAATAAAATAAATAACATTAATGATTCTTTAGGTTTGGATGGTAGTGTTCTGGGTGAAAAAATAAACACTAAAGTTTTTGGAATCATTCGTGCTATTAAAGACAAAGATAAAAGTGTTTTTGAAGAATTAGAGGATGAATCATTTGCAGGCGGAGAAAAATTTTATCAACCTCTAAAAGATTTTATGAAAGAAAAAAGTCAAGAAGAACTTCAAAAAATACCATATGGTGTGTATAGTGGTCTTAAAGATGGGGAATTTGCGGGAATATTTTTCTATTATAAATACGGGGACGATTTCCATTATTGGTATCTCTATGACTTGAATAAAGAAGTTTTTTTAACAAATAAGTCACAAATTTTTGATTTTGTATCCTGTGATTTTAATGAAAAACGTTGGGTACCTGATTTCTTTGATAAAGTCTATGAAATCAATGAATACATTCTCGGAGACATTGAAAAGACTTATAAAAGTATAGAACTGAAAACTAAGGAATCACTTATGCAGGCATGGAGTTCATCAATGAGCACCAAATTTTTAAAGTCAATGTTAGATGCTATTGGATGGGAAGTTGAAGAGTATTTGAATGAATACCCTGCAGATAATGAAATACAGAATTCTTGGGATAAAGTCCAAGAACAGATTGTTTATATTCCTCATACTAAAAAAGGACTTCAAAAACTAAGAAAAATTTGGAAAGAATATAAAAATCACTATGATTGGAAAAAAACACTTATGGAATTAGATGAGTATGTTGAATCTAAATCTGCTCTTGATAAGAATACTTTGGAACCATTTGATAAGTCTAAACTACAATTAATTACTATAGATTATATATCTTGA